Genomic DNA from Amycolatopsis alba DSM 44262:
AGCGGTGGCTCTCGCTCTCCCGTCCGACAGGAACCAGCGGGATGGAGCTGCCACCCGAGACCACACGCACGGAACGAATCGCCCGATTGATGGGCACGCTCGCTATCAAGGGCGGCACGCGCGAACCAGCGAAAACGGCCGTCGATGACCTTCTGGCCGCTGTCTACCCGCCGCAAGAGGACGACGGCGACGAGCTGCTGTCACACCTTCCGGCGACGTGCGATGTACTCCAGCTGGCCCTCGACCCGGCGTGCCCCGAGCTCCTTCACCGGCTCTGGCGAAACGACAAAGGCGAGACGCACCTGGACACCGTAAGGCTGCCTCAAGACTGCACAAAACTGCTGGAGTTGCTACAGGAGGACAGCCAGGAACGCAGCGACCTCCGTCTGAACGAGATGATCGGCCTCGCCGAGCTCCTTCCAAGCGGCCTGCGAGAACGCCTGTCACAACAGACTGGACGGCTGCTGATCCTCCCCGTCGGCGAGCTCTGGCTGGTCCCTTGGAGTGCCGTCCCGATCCGACCCGGCTTACCGCTAGGACAGGCCTCCGAGTACGCGGTCTGCCCCTCGCTCGGCGTGCAACGGATCTTGCGCGAGAGGGCTCCCCGTGCGTCTAGGGGAACGAGCTACTTCTGGGCCAACCCGATGATGGCGGAGCTGAAGCTGGGAAGCTTACTGGTCGATCCACAATGGAGGATAGAGCGAGTCGGTTCGGCACAGGAAGCGAAGACCCGGCTCACGGACGGTGCGCACACGGTCATCTGTGTCGGTCACGGCAGGCTTTCCGACGGAATAGGTCACTACCTCGAACTCGACATCAACACGTGGCTATTGCCGGTGGACGTCCTGACAGGTACTCCACCGGAGCGCCTGTGCCTCATTACCTGCTGGGGAGGCGGCGTCCCCGGTCAGGCCATGACCGACCCCGTCACAGTGGCGACTCTTGCCCTCGTGCGGGGATCGCTGGAAGTGCTGGCCACGGTTGGGGAGTATGGAGACACACCTGTCGGCAACCAGTTCGCGCAGTGGGTTGTCGCATCGCTCGGCACGACCGGCATCTCGGTCAGTCGCGCGGTCCACACCGCGATCAACCGGGTTATGACAGAACCTGGAATTGGGGCCTATCCTATCCGCGACTGGGCACCGCTGCTCCCCATCGGCACCTTCCGAGACTGAGCTGGCCCAACCGAATGGATTCGCTGCTAGTCGGCGGGATCGCGACCCGTGCTGATCGCGCTGGTGCTCGGCGCGCCCATCCCCTGGTTTGCCGATCGGCCAGAGCCTTGCCGGGACGGGGGCGTGAGATGAGCGCCGCCGGTGCGCTCGCCCCGGCCGTGTCGATGACGTCGAAGGCCGCCGCGTTCCGACAAGCCAACCCAAGACATCCGGACCACGGCCGCGACTGGACGTTCTCGCGATCGCGCGACCAGCGGTATGAGCGGACGGTCGCCATGTGGTGGATCGGGTGGGTACCGGACAGGAGTAGATCGACCGTTCTGGCTGGTCTCCGGTGATGGTCGGCTCGATTTTTTCGGAAGCGGGCAGCTCTAACGACACTCAGGGATGTATCGGCCGGCTGTCGCAGGGCTGCGGTTTGGTGATGACGTCGGCCACGCGACGTCGTCGATGGCGAGCCACGGCGCGACGGCCACGGCCGACGGAGTGAGCCCGGTGAACGCCTTGACCTCGCGATGGAGATGGGACTGATCGACGTAACCGCACTCGGCGGCGACGCTCGCGGCGGCGTGACCGGCCGCGAGGAGGTGGGCGGCGTGGTCGAACCGCACCAGTCGGAGGGCTCGTTTGGGGCTGATTCCGAGCTGGGACCGGAAGCGGGACCACAGGTGCTTGCGATCCCAGCCGACCTCGCCTGCCAGGCTGTCGACCTGCATCCGCCCTCGGCTCGTGAGCGTCCGCCGCCAGGTGTGGGCGACTTCCGGTTCGACCGGCGTGCGGGCGCGCATCCGTTGACCCACGACCTCAGCCGCGATCCTGAACCGTTCGTCCCAGGACGCGGTGGCACGTAACCGGTCCTCGAACCGCGCGGCGTCGCGGCCCCAGACGTCTGCCAGGGGTGCCATCGCCCCGCTGAGATCAGGTGACGCGTCGAGCACCGCGGCCGCGACGTCCGGCTCCAGCCGGAGCTGGAGACATTCGCCCACGTGACCACCTGCCCGCAGATCGCCGGGCATGAGCCCGATGACGACACTGCCGCGCTCGCGCCGGCCGCGGCTGTCGCAGACGATGCCTTCTCCCTCGCTCAGGTCGACAAGCAACGTGACGCCGGGATGCGCGACCATGGCGATGTCCACGGGGGCGGGGAGACTCTGGCGGAACCCGGCCATGCTGATCCCCGGCAGCCGCTCCGACCGGCGCGGGACCGCGATGTCCACCGTGTCCCAGTCCGGCGGTGTTCCAGTCGACAGCACAAGACCAGTCTAGAGATCAGTGACGTCCACGGCCCGTTCCCGCGAGGTCCAGCTCAGCAATAGCTCGCTGATCGCCTCAGGCGCCTCGAACATGGGAAGATGTCCGACACCGGACAGCAGTTCGATCCGAGCGTTGGGCACCACCTCGTACTGGCGCACCGACGACGGGTCCCAGCGAGGGTCGGCGCTACCGAAGACCGCCAGCACCTCAACGGTGAGGGCGGCGAGACGATCGGGCACGCCACGCTCGGCGATGTACTCGGTGTTGCGGCGCAATATCGTCCTGAACGTGCCATAGGAGATGTGTTTGAGATCGGCGACCACATCGTCGGGTACGTCCACCGGGCGAGCGGCCGCTGCCCCGATTCCCTTGCGAATCACCGCATCCGAGCGCCTCGGCCAGATCAGCGGGCCGAACGGCGGGCCCAGCAGGATCCGCAGGATCAACGGCTGGGGAAGCAGCGCGCCGGGACGTGGGCCGCAGCTGATCAGCGCGACTGAGCGCACCAGGTCGGGGCGCTGTTCCGCGAGGGCGGTGGCGACGTAGCCGCCGCTGGAGTGCCCGACGACGGTGACGGGACCTCGGCCGAGGTCGTCGAGTACCGCCGCTACTCGGCTCGCCTGCGTGGGCACGTCGTAAGGCGGCGAAGGTGGGGATTGGCCACAGCCTGGGAGGTCGACCCGGATGACGTGGTGGTGAGCAGCAAGGGCCGGGACCACCGGGCTCCACGAGGCACCCGAAGCCCCCGATCCGTGGATGAGCAACAGCGGCGGCGCCTGCCGCGGACCGTCGCGCACCACGTGTATCCCCTGCGAACGCTCGACACCGTTCTCTCTCATGCGGCGATGGTGCACGGTCGCCGACGACCGGTCTTGGACAAATGTCGTCGTGAAAACATCCTCGGCAGCCGCACGGGCGCACGCTCCGTCACCGGGAAACCAGCCGGTCGCGACGGGCCAGAGGTGATTCGCCGCTGAGGACCTCTAGGCCGCTCCTCCCCCGACCTGGTTGGGTTGATCGGGCGCGCAGCTGATCAACAGCCGGGCGGTGTGCGCGATGTGGTCACGCAGCAGCTCCTGCGCGTGATCGGCGTCGCGCGCGAGCACGGCGTCGAGTAGTGCTCGGTGCTCGGCGGCGACGTCGCGGCCGGGTTCGTTGCCTAGGGATACCGACCACTGCCGATACAGCTCGGCCTCCTGTCGCAACGACCGCGCCGCGTCGAGCAGCCGCTGGTTGCGGCAGCCTGCCAGCAGCGTGTGGTGGAAGGCCGCGTGTGCCTGCACCCATTCGTCGGACAGGTGGTCCGGATCGGCCGGGTCGCGATACGGCGCGCGTTCCAGAAAGTGGTGCGCGGCAACGGCATCGGCCTCCCAGCGGGTGTCGCCTTCCCGCACCGAGAGCCCCAGTACCAGGGATTCGATCTCCGCCCGCGCCTGTGTCAGTTCGGCCAGATCCTGATGGGACAGCGGGCGGACCAGATAACCCTGACGCGGCCTGGCCACCACCAGCCCTTCGGCGACCAGTCTCGTCAGCGCCTCGCGGGTGGCACCGACGCTCACCTGGTAGCGGTCGGCCAGGTCCGGGAACTTGAGCCGGTCGCCCGGTATCAGCCGACCGGCGAGGATGTCGGCGCGCAACGCCTGGTGGATGCCGTCGGTGCGGGTCGCTCCGCCGCTCTTGGTCATGCCCCCAGCGTAGCACTTTACGAATCTCGGTTGAACTTTCGAAAGTTTGGCTCTAGTTTCGAATTCAAGCCCGATGCGGCGGATCGCCGCGGTCGGCTGTTCCAGGTCGGATCCCGGAAAGGTGAAGTCATGAAACTGGCCAATGTGGATGGACGCGCGGTCCTGCTGACCGCCGACGACACCGGAATCGACGTCGAAACCGCGTCGGGCGGCAAGTTCGGCCCCGGTCTCGAGTCCGTTTACGAGAACTGGGAAGGGTTCCGGGCCTGGGCGCAACAGCCGCCCGCCGAACCCGGCGTCGTCTTCACCCGCGCGCAGCTGGGCTCTCCCTCACCGGCCCCGCGGCAGATCATCGCGATCGGCCTGAACTACGACGCCCACGCCGCCGAGTCCGGTTTCGAGGCACCGGAAGGACTTCCCCCGACGTTCACCAAGTTCGTCTCCGCGCTGACCGGCCCCGACGCGGAGGTCGCGTTACCGGCCGGTGGTGACGTGGACTGGGAGGTGGAACTCGTCGCCGTCATCGGCCGGACCGCCAGCCGCGTCGCGGAATCCGACGCGTGGGACCACGTCGCCGGGGTGACGATCGGGCAGGATCTCTCCGAGCGCGTCTCGCAACTGGCCGGCCCCGCCCCGCAGTTCAGCCTGGGCAAGTCCTTCCCGAACTTCGCGCCGGTCGGGCCGTGGCTGGTCACGCCGGACGATCTGGCGAACCGGGACGACCTGGCGCTCGGCTGCGCGGTCGACGGCGAGACCGTGCAGGACGGCCGCACCCGCGAACTGATCTACCCGGTCGCCAGGCTGGTATCCGCACTGTCGCGGACCATCACCCTGTTTCCGGGCGATCTCGTCTTCACCGGGACCCCGGCGGGCGTGGGCATGGGCCGCACGCCGAAGCGGTTCCTGCGGGCAGGCGAGCACCTCGTCAGCTGGATCGAAGGCATCGGTGAGATGCGCCAGAAATTCGTTGCCGCACAGGAGGACTGACATGGGCATGCACCGCCTCACCCGTGTCACCATGGGTGTCCCGAACGTCGCGGAAACCATCGCCTACTACTCCGAGTTCGGGCTCACCCACCTCGGCGGCGGGGCCTTCAGTACTCGCGAAGGCGGCGAGCAGCTGCGGGTCCGGCACGCCGTGTCCCGGCGGGTGCTCGAACTCGGGGTGGGGGTCGACGATGTCGACGACGTCGCGCGGGCCGCGTCACGGCTTGGTCGCCTCGGCGTGGCGGGCGGCACGGACGGCACCGCGGTCACCGCGATCGAGCCGGTTTCCGGGTTCACCGTCCGCGTCGAGATCGCGCCGAGAATCGTGCAGCGGCCAGTCCCGGCCACCCCCTACAACGGGCCCGGTCGCATCGAGCGGTTCGGCCGCGCGCCCGGAGTGCTGCGTGAGGACCCGATCCGGCCCAAGAAGCTCGGCCACTGCGTGGTGGGCACGACCGATCTCGAAGCCACCATGGGGTTCTTCACCGAGGGACTCGGTTTCAAGGTCAGCGACTACATCGGGAACAAGGGCGCCTTCATGCGCTGCTCGGTCGATCACCACAACGTGCTGGCGCTCGCGGCACCGGTGAACTTCCTGCATCACACGTCCTGGCAGGTCGACGACATCGACGACGTCGGGCGCGGCGCGGCGGCGATGCTGGCAGGCAACCCCGAGCGACATGTCTGGGGCCTCGGCAGGCACCACGCGGGCTCCAACTTCTTCTGGTATCTCAAGGATCCGGCGGGGAACTTCAGCGAGTACTACGCCGACATGGACTGCATCCCCGAGGACGAGATCTGGACCCCGGAAGTCTTCGAGGGCGCCCAAGGCCTGTTCAGCTGGGGCCCGCCCCCGCCACCGTCGTTCCTGGAACCGGACGACCTCGCCGCGCTCATGACCGGACAGCACGCACCTTCCCGGTGACCGCGCCGGAAGACCTCGCACCTGATCAGACAAAGGAGAAAGTCATGCCAGTGGAACTGTATGTCCCCCAGATCCCGGACAACCTGAACATCCGGTTCGTCGAGAACCGCATCGTCATCAACCGCCCGGTACAGGACGTGTACGACTGGGTGACCACCTGGTCGAACCTGCCGAAATGGCTGCCGATGGCACTCGGCACCGAGGTGCGACGCGGCACCGAAGGCGTCCCCGCCGAGATGGGCGACGTACTGCTCGAAACCATCCGGCCGGAGCTGAACGAGAAGCCGAAGCTCTACACCGTGGTGGCGCGGGTCCCCGGCAAGCTGTGGACCGTGGTCGGCCGGGACGTGCTCGAAGACGGCTCCCTGGCCCCGTCGATGCACGCGATCGCCACCTTCACCACGTTCGACCTCGGCGATGGAACGACCCTGTTCTGCCGCCTGTTCGAACGACTGGTCCCGGACACCGAGCCGCCCGGCCCGCACCCGGTCGAGGACCCTGCCCGCATCCAGCCCGGCCTGGAACTGATCAAGGCACACCTCGAGGGCACGGCCGGATGACTCCGGCGTCGCGCTCACGACGGACGGATCCCCTCGGATTTCGGTGATGCGCTCATCGATTGTCCAGGTAGTGCCGGGTGAGGCGGGCGATGTTGTCGGCGCCGTGGCCCGCGTCGATGACGGCCTGAGCGAAGGGGCGGACTGCGCCGAGCGGGCCGGGGTCCATGCCCCGGCTCGCGGCGGCGTGGATGATGTGGTCCATCGTGGTCACGTTCGAGACGATGCTGGATCCGTCGGACACCGTTGCCGGTCGCGGGCAAACACCTCGCGATGCTCATCGATTCTTGCCGCGCCTGATGTTCATCGGCAGCTCTTCGGCGGCGGCGATGACCGCTTGGCGCAGGCGGGAGCTTGCTGTCGATCTTCGAAGCGGACGTTAGCCTGACTCCATGGCAGACACTCGCCCTGGAGGCCGCACGGCCCGTACGCGCGCCGCGGTGCACACCGCGGTGCGCGAGTTGTTCGCCGAAGGGCATGACCAGCCGTCAGTGCGGGACGTGTCCGAACGGTCGGGTGTGCGTGAGGTGACGATCTACCGGCGCTGGGGGCGGATCGAATCGCTGG
This window encodes:
- a CDS encoding helix-turn-helix domain-containing protein, producing MLSTGTPPDWDTVDIAVPRRSERLPGISMAGFRQSLPAPVDIAMVAHPGVTLLVDLSEGEGIVCDSRGRRERGSVVIGLMPGDLRAGGHVGECLQLRLEPDVAAAVLDASPDLSGAMAPLADVWGRDAARFEDRLRATASWDERFRIAAEVVGQRMRARTPVEPEVAHTWRRTLTSRGRMQVDSLAGEVGWDRKHLWSRFRSQLGISPKRALRLVRFDHAAHLLAAGHAAASVAAECGYVDQSHLHREVKAFTGLTPSAVAVAPWLAIDDVAWPTSSPNRSPATAGRYIPECR
- a CDS encoding alpha/beta fold hydrolase: MRENGVERSQGIHVVRDGPRQAPPLLLIHGSGASGASWSPVVPALAAHHHVIRVDLPGCGQSPPSPPYDVPTQASRVAAVLDDLGRGPVTVVGHSSGGYVATALAEQRPDLVRSVALISCGPRPGALLPQPLILRILLGPPFGPLIWPRRSDAVIRKGIGAAAARPVDVPDDVVADLKHISYGTFRTILRRNTEYIAERGVPDRLAALTVEVLAVFGSADPRWDPSSVRQYEVVPNARIELLSGVGHLPMFEAPEAISELLLSWTSRERAVDVTDL
- a CDS encoding GntR family transcriptional regulator, translating into MTKSGGATRTDGIHQALRADILAGRLIPGDRLKFPDLADRYQVSVGATREALTRLVAEGLVVARPRQGYLVRPLSHQDLAELTQARAEIESLVLGLSVREGDTRWEADAVAAHHFLERAPYRDPADPDHLSDEWVQAHAAFHHTLLAGCRNQRLLDAARSLRQEAELYRQWSVSLGNEPGRDVAAEHRALLDAVLARDADHAQELLRDHIAHTARLLISCAPDQPNQVGGGAA
- a CDS encoding fumarylacetoacetate hydrolase family protein — protein: MKLANVDGRAVLLTADDTGIDVETASGGKFGPGLESVYENWEGFRAWAQQPPAEPGVVFTRAQLGSPSPAPRQIIAIGLNYDAHAAESGFEAPEGLPPTFTKFVSALTGPDAEVALPAGGDVDWEVELVAVIGRTASRVAESDAWDHVAGVTIGQDLSERVSQLAGPAPQFSLGKSFPNFAPVGPWLVTPDDLANRDDLALGCAVDGETVQDGRTRELIYPVARLVSALSRTITLFPGDLVFTGTPAGVGMGRTPKRFLRAGEHLVSWIEGIGEMRQKFVAAQED
- a CDS encoding VOC family protein, with the translated sequence MGMHRLTRVTMGVPNVAETIAYYSEFGLTHLGGGAFSTREGGEQLRVRHAVSRRVLELGVGVDDVDDVARAASRLGRLGVAGGTDGTAVTAIEPVSGFTVRVEIAPRIVQRPVPATPYNGPGRIERFGRAPGVLREDPIRPKKLGHCVVGTTDLEATMGFFTEGLGFKVSDYIGNKGAFMRCSVDHHNVLALAAPVNFLHHTSWQVDDIDDVGRGAAAMLAGNPERHVWGLGRHHAGSNFFWYLKDPAGNFSEYYADMDCIPEDEIWTPEVFEGAQGLFSWGPPPPPSFLEPDDLAALMTGQHAPSR
- a CDS encoding SRPBCC family protein is translated as MPVELYVPQIPDNLNIRFVENRIVINRPVQDVYDWVTTWSNLPKWLPMALGTEVRRGTEGVPAEMGDVLLETIRPELNEKPKLYTVVARVPGKLWTVVGRDVLEDGSLAPSMHAIATFTTFDLGDGTTLFCRLFERLVPDTEPPGPHPVEDPARIQPGLELIKAHLEGTAG